The Megachile rotundata isolate GNS110a chromosome 8, iyMegRotu1, whole genome shotgun sequence genome has a segment encoding these proteins:
- the LOC100875809 gene encoding uncharacterized protein LOC100875809: MWMAVQILAILIISIFPGSEETGIYTSSDPYYYFRAQTGQGSNAFACTEEGYHPDPRDCRVYYRCVDWGNGSPLTKFQFECGAGTVFSKDKGNICTHPNDSGRPECGGNENEIDSNDSVASQSPSTQWTTTPVGEITRTTATPTTTTRITTTTGSPQTSYQTTTTNPSTSQPSTTGDQTENDVDQGQVQCTREGFLSDSKDCRKFYRCVDEGNGRFIKYEFTCGVGTVWDPEIQGCNHAWAVTRQDCKQGLETADSGTDNAGQWNEDNSGQWNGDTGDNGGQWNGDTGDNGGQWNGDTGSPGQPGDPNGQPGQPGQPGDPSGQPGTSGSPGTPGTAGTPGTSGTPGTPGTSGTPGTPGTPGTPGTSGTPGTPGTPGTPGTPGSPGTPGTPGTPGTPGTPGTPGTPGTPGSPGTPGTPGTPGTPGTPGTPGTPGTPGTPGSSGTPGTPGTPGTPGTPGSPATPDTPGTPGKPGTPGTPGTPGTPGTSGTPGTPGTPGSSGTPGTPGSPGTPGTPGTPGTPGTPGTPSIPGTSGTPGSPGTSGTTGTAGTPGTPGTPGTPGTPGTPGTPGTPGTPGTPGTPGTSGTPGTPGTPGTPGTPGTPGTPGTPGTPSTPGTPGTPGTPGTPGTPGTPGTPATPDTPGTPGTPGTPGTPGTPGTPGTPGTPGTPGTPGTPGTPGSPGMPGTPGTPGTPGTPGTPGTPGTPGTPGTPGSSGTPGTPGTPDTSSETPGASKPSGTCTEEGFFPDPRDCRKFYRCVGGGSTFTKYEFQCGAGTAWDSVLQSCNHEYLVPNCQSESNPPESSSDKVPDESNNEIDDHTDKPGTSEIVTNSPPSMSSSSVPPHSTSSSTIASSSASTTTMSTTASSNPPSISDSTSQSTSPTSPIQSSTTTPQSITPDSTESTSTLPPSSTIIEVETTTSASSTGSSECTEEGFFPNPKDCRKFYRCVGGGSTFTKYEFQCGTGTVWDQSIQSCNHEHAVPNCKGGSGSSDSSSSTKPDSSINEPGSTTNPPDASQSQTSSTASSSSTNPTSIVTTSSAPSTSESTTSSTSTSTSQFPTTSAPETSTAGSESTPAGITESTPGSSTSSDEQQSTTSDVSTGVSGCTQQGFFPNPADCRKFYRCVGSGSRFQRYDFECPSGTAWDSSLETCNYISQVASCSTESNEIDHSGQESTDGTSTTSSASGDSTTSAGDSSTSAAGQPESTTSLSTTVTASTSEKSEEIQQSSSTETPTSSTSQSSTESNVPDCATKKPNNTIVCNTEGFYPHPTECDKFYRCVDNGNGFNVYHFNCGPGTIFDPSINVCNHPESVYPARDCTMPASSASETPEASTTEQMPSTAESGIESTTVSRDTEGTTESTPASSSTETSTDATTATESTESTQTTGLTTESTTSESTSESTTETTSEATTESTTESTSEATTESTSEATTESTTESTSEATTESTSEATTESTTESTSEATTESTSEATTESTTESTSEATTESTTQSTSEATMEPTTQSTSEATTESTTQSTSEATTESTTQSTSEAATESTTQSTSEPTTESTSQPTSEATTESMTEATTQSTSEATTDSTTTTEGTTESDATSSSEQTTEIATSSTASQESTTEPASSTDSSVSTPCPIGNLTDEQIVLACPTGFRRHPKYCNLFYQCTNEGSMEIKVLVLSCPENTIFDEQKIQCLPEDKSSQACTTGIASGRFYREIADSPVFPIKVSTDQLCPGEGHYPYRQGCSTAFYKCKRDSRNNIQGYLYKCPQNFLYWSVSRRCERATRLPMCTHLAYRTKSEYWDNRWQIPIEDYNLSARNLRFF, translated from the exons ATGTGGATGGCTGTACAAATCTTGGCCATTCTGATAATATCGATTTTCCCAGGGTCCGAAGAAACTG GTATTTATACAAGTTCGGATCCGTATTATTACTTCCGCGCGCAAACCGGACAAGGGAGCAATGCTTTTGCGTGTACGGAAGAGGGATATCATCCTGATCCTCGCGACTGTAGGGTATACTACAGATGCGTCGATTGGGGAAACGGTAGTCCTCTAACGAAATTTCAATTCGAGTGCGGCGCTGGAACGGTGTTCTCGAAAGACAAAGGTAACATCTGTACTCATCCGAACGACAGCGGTCGACCAGAGTGCGGTGGTAACGAAAACGAAATCGATTCGAATGATTCTGTCGCGTCGCAATCACCCTCCACGCAATGGACGACAACACCGGTTGGCGAAATCACTCGTACGACCGCAACACCTACGACTACCACTCGGATTACGACCACAACTGGATCACCGCAAACGTCTTACCAAACGACTACTACAAATCCATCGACGAGTCAGCCTTCTACAACCGGTGATCAAACGGAGAACGATGTTGACCAAGGTCAGGTTCAGTGCACACGAGAAGGATTTCTATCCGACTCGAAGGACTGCAGAAAATTCTACAGATGCGTCGACGAAGGAAACGGCAGGTTCATTAAGTACGAGTTTACTTGCGGGGTTGGCACTGTTTGGGATCCAGAAATTCAAGGGTGCAATCATGCCTGGGCGGTAACGCGCCAGGATTGTAAGCAAGGTTTAGAGACTGCTGACAGTGGTACCGATAATGCTGGACAATGGAACGAAGATAACAGCGGACAATGGAATGGAGATACGGGTGATAACGGAGGACAATGGAATGGTGATACCGGAGATAATGGCGGACAATGGAACGGTGATACGGGCAGCCCCGGACAGCCCGGAGATCCTAATGGCCAACCAGGACAACCGGGTCAGCCTGGCGATCCTAGTGGACAACCTGGCACTTCTGGATCTCCAGGTACACCTGGCACTGCTGGCACCCCCGGCACCTCAGGTACTCCAGGAACGCCTGGAACATCTGGCACTCCTGGAACCCCTGGTACACCAGGAACACCAGGCACTTCTGGCACCCCTGGCACACCAGGAACACCAGGTACACCTGGAACTCCTGGATCCCCTGGCACTCCTGGAACCCCTGGAACCCCTGGAACCCCTGGCACACCAGGAACGCCAGGTACACCTGGAACTCCTGGATCCCCTGGCACTCCTGGAACCCCTGGAACCCCTGGCACACCAGGAACACCAGGCACTCCAGGTACTCCTGGTACTCCTGGTACACCTGGATCTTCTGGTACGCCTGGAACTCCTGGAACTCCTGGAACTCCTGGTACACCTGGTAGCCCTGCAACTCCTGATACTCCTGGAACTCCTGGTAAGCCTGGCACGCCTGGAACACCTGGAACTCCTGGTACACCTGGAACTTCTGGTACTCCTGGAACTCCTGGTACACCTGGATCTTCTGGTACGCCTGGAACTCCTGGTTCTCCTGGTACTCCTGGCACTCCTGGAACCCCTGGCACACCAGGAACACCAGGCACACCAAGCATTCCTGGAACTTCTGGTACACCTGGAAGTCCTGGTACCTCTGGCACCACTGGTACCGCTGGTACACCTGGTACGCCGGGAACCCCTGGAACACCAGGAACACCTGGAACACCTGGAACTCCTGGTACCCCCGGTACCCCTGGAACTCCTGGTACACCTGGAACTTCTGGTACACCTGGAACTCCCGGTACTCCTGGCACTCCTGGAACCCCTGGTACTCCTGGAACCCCTGGCACACCAGGAACACCAAGCACTCCTGGTACTCCTGGAACTCCTGGTACACCTGGAACTCCTGGAACTCCTGGTACACCTGGTACCCCTGCAACTCCTGATACTCCTGGTACCCCTGGTACTCCTGGAACTCCTGGAACTCCTGGTACGCCTGGTACGCCTGGCACTCCTGGAACTCCTGGTACTCCTGGAACTCCTGGAACTCCTGGTACTCCTGGATCTCCCGGTATGCCTGGCACTCCTGGAACTCCAGGTACTCCCGGCACCCCTGGCACTCCTGGAACTCCTGGTACTCCCGGCACCCCTGGCACACCTGGATCTTCTGGCACGCCTGGCACTCCTGGCACACCTGACACATCTTCAG AAACTCCAGGGGCATCGAAACCATCGGGGACGTGTACGGAAGAAGGATTCTTCCCTGACCCCCGAGACTGCCGGAAATTTTATCGTTGCGTCGGAGGTGGTTCGACATTTACGAAATACGAATTTCAATGTGGTGCTGGTACTGCATGGGATTCGGTACTTCAGAGTTGTAATCACGAGTATCTCGTTCCTAATTGTCAAAGTGAATCCAATCCTCCTGAATCTTCGAGCGACAAGGTTCCAGACGAATCGAATAACGAAATCGATGATCACACTGATAAGCCAGGTACATCTGAAATTGTAACAAACAGTCCACCATCGATGTCATCTTCGAGTGTTCCACCACATTCGACCAGTTCATCCACTATCGCGTCATCGAGCGCTTCGACAACAACTATGTCAACTACTGCGTCATCTAATCCTCCATCGATAAGCGATTCAACATCGCAATCCACATCTCCTACCTCTCCAATTCAGTCGAGCACAACCACTCCTCAATCGATAACCCCAGATTCTACAGAATCTACTTCTACTTTGCCTCCTTCGAGTACTATTATCGAAGTTGAGACCACGACGTCTGCCTCGTCTACTGGATCATCGGAATGTACCGAAGAAGGATTCTTCCCTAATCCTAAAGATTGTCGAAAGTTTTATCGTTGCGTCGGTGGTGGTTCCACCTTCACTAAGTACGAATTCCAGTGTGGTACCGGAACCGTATGGGATCAGAGCATTCAAAGTTGCAATCACGAGCACGCAGTTCCTAATTGCAAGGGTGGGTCTGGTTCTTCCGATTCTTCGAGCAGTACGAAACCCGATTCATCCATTAACGAGCCGGGTAGCACTACTAACCCACCGGATGCATCTCAATCACAAACGAGTAGCACAGCATCTTCGTCGTCCACTAACCCTACATCGATCGTTACTACGTCGAGCGCACCATCGACGTCCGAGTCGACTACCTCGTCGACTAGTACGTCAACGTCACAATTCCCTACTACGTCTGCACCTGAAACTAGTACAGCCGGTTCTGAATCTACGCCTGCAGGTATTACAGAATCTACACCAGGAAGTAGTACCTCGTCCGACGAGCAACAATCTACCACGTCCGATGTGTCTACTGGAGTATCAGGATGCACACAACAGGGTTTCTTCCCAAATCCAGCGGATTGTAGAAAGTTTTACCGTTGCGTTGGTTCCGGAAGTCGCTTCCAAAGATACGACTTTGAATGCCCATCCGGCACCGCTTGGGATTCTTCTCTCGAAACTTGCAATTATATAAGTCAAGTAGCCTCCTGTTCGACCGAAAGTAACGAGATCGATCATAGTGGTCAAGAGTCTACAGATGGTACTTCGACAACTAGTTCCGCTTCAGGAGACAGTACCACGTCTGCAGGAGACAGTAGCACGTCCGCTGCTGGACAACCGGAATCGACAACATCTTTGTCAACTACTGTCACTGCAAGCACTTCAGAAAAATCAGAAGAAATTCAACAATCTTCAAGCACCGAAACTCCTACATCGTCGACTTCGCAGTCTTCCACCGAATCCAACGTGCCGGATTGTGCCACGAAGAAGCCTAATAATACTATAGTTTGTAATACCGAAGGTTTCTATCCGCATCCAACAGAGTGCGATAAATTTTACCGTTGCGTCGACAACGGAAATGGATTCAACGTGTACCATTTCAACTGCGGACCTGGAACCATATTCGATCCCAGCATCAATGTATGCAATCATCCAGAATCGGTCTATCCTGCAAGAGATTGTACGATGCCTGCATCTAGCGCGTCGGAAACTCCTGAAGCATCGACAACGGAACAAATGCCGTCTACTGCTGAAAGCGGTATAGAATCGACGACAGTGTCAAGGGACACTGAGGGTACTACTGAATCTACGCCAGCGTCATCGTCGACAGAAACGTCTACGGATGCCACGACAGCTACCGAATCGACCGAGTCTACTCAAACTACTGGTTTAACAACCGAGTCCACTACTTCGGAATCAACCTCCGAATCGACAACGGAGACTACGTCCGAAGCAACGACAGAATCCACTACTGAATCTACGTCCGAGGCAACTACGGAGTCTACGTCCGAAGCAACGACAGAATCCACTACTGAATCTACCTCCGAGGCAACTACGGAGTCTACGTCCGAAGCAACGACAGAATCCACTACTGAATCTACCTCCGAGGCAACTACGGAGTCTACGTCCGAAGCAACGACAGAGTCTACTACTGAATCTACCTCCGAGGCAACTACGGAGTCCACTACTCAATCTACTTCTGAGGCAACTATGGAGCCTACTACTCAATCAACTTCTGAGGCAACTACGGAGTCTACTACTCAATCTACTTCTGAGGCAACTACGGAGTCTACTACTCAATCAACTTCTGAGGCAGCTACAGAATCTACTACTCAATCTACTTCTGAACCAACTACGGAGTCCACTTCTCAGCCAACTTCGGAGGCAACTACCGAATCTATGACCGAAGCAACCACTCAGTCTACTTCTGAAGCAACTACAGATTCCACCACGACAACGGAAGGAACCACTGAAAGCGATGCAACTTCGAGCTCGGAACAAACTACGGAAATAGCAACCTCGTCGACCGCGTCTCAAGAATCCACTACGGAACCGGCTTCCAGTACAGATTCTTCTGTTTCCACGCCTTGTCCAATTGGAAATCTGACCGACGAACAAATCGTGTTAGCTTGTCCAACTGGTTTCCGAAGACATCCAAAGTACTGCAATTTGTTCTATCAATGCACCAACGAAGGCAGCATGGAGATCAAGGTACTCGTACTGAGCTGCCCAGAGAATACGATCTTCGACGAGCAAAAGATTCAGTGTTTGCCCGAGGATAAGAGTAGTCAGGCTTGCACGACTGGCATAGCCAGTGGAAGATTTTATAGAGAAATAGCTGATAGTCCTGTCTTTCCT ATAAAAGTGTCGACCGATCAGCTCTGCCCAGGAGAAGGACATTATCCTTACAGACAAGGTTGCAGCACTGCATTCTATAAGTGCAAACGAGATTCCAGAAACAACATTCAAGGATATTTGTACAAGTGTCCGCAGAACTTCTTGTATTGGTCGGTGTCGCGAAGGTGCGAGCGTGCAACGCGATTACCAATGTGCACGCATTTAGCGTACAGAACGAAGAGCGAATATTGGGACAATCGATGGCAGATTCCTATAGAAGACTATAACCTTTCTGCCAGGAATCTGCGTTTCTTCTAA
- the Hrs gene encoding hepatocyte growth factor regulated tyrosine kinase substrate isoform X2 produces the protein MFRSQLVFDKLLDKATSNLLLEPDWSPIIKICDLIRQGDVQPKAALASIKKRMTHNNPHVALYALLVLESCVKNCGTLIHDEIGTKQYMEQLKELVKTTTNENVKLKTLELIQAWAHAFRNCPKYRAVQDTLNIMKAEGHKFPALKESDAMFVADIAPAWVDGDVCHRCRVSFGVMQRKHHCRACGQVFCGQCSSKTSTLPKFGFEKEVRVCEACYEHVNKPSTAQIKEADLPAEYLNSSLAQQQQVPPRKTAAELQEEEELNLAIALSQSEAEHKEKEKKRATSALKSNTGTISRTTYSPPPSPGPSPSKLQEEEEVEPELAKYLNRKYWEQRQTAIEEHGSRADVTSPSAPNISSPMPQKVVIAKQQNGEVDNQMEEFVNALRSQVEIFVNRMKSNSSRGRSIANDSSVQTLFLNITAMHSRLLRYIQEQDDSRVYYEGLQDKLTQMKDARAALDALREEHREKLRRQAEEAERQRQMLMAQKLAIMRKKKQEYLQYQRQLALQKIQEQEREMQMRQEQQKQQYMMGYQAVSGFIGPSQGSPVRHVQYQTPGSNYNPMSPTNQGYMYGQPPMKQYPLQNYNMPPMNTMLPHVMGPMTNQEQQPTDPSIQGHEAMGRVSVSGPGMISQMTNPIPQLQQAGGHQMGLPPPQQGPTSHITQSQPAPGHMPPQQGAPPQIAQPGPPNQAGMPQVPQSHMGPSSTQIGPGAHGPPGQVVGLPPQMGPQQPSTLPGPQGPSIQPHVSNTPISSQGSSSIQVPPGTTAAPIMTSNPTIQGPQGSTVPTLQASNETVPVKEDTKPETAELISFD, from the exons ATGTTTCGTAGTCAACTTGTGTTTGATAAACTGTTAG ATAAAGCAACAAGTAATTTACTACTTGAACCTGACTGGTCTccaattatcaaaatttgtgATTTAATACGCCAAGGAGATGTGCA ACCAAAAGCAGCACTTGCATCTATAAAGAAAAGAATGACACATAATAATCCACATGTAGCTTTATATGCTTTGTTG GTATTGGAATCTTGTGTTAAAAATTGTGGTACACTGATACACGATGAAATTGGTACAAAACAATACATGGAGCAGCTGAAAGAGCTAGTTAAAACAACGACCAATGAAAACGTTAAACTTAAAACTTTGGAATTGATTCAAGCCTGGGCACATGCTTTCCGAAATTGTCCCAAATACAGAGCAGTACAa GATACACTCAATATCATGAAAGCTGAAGGGCACAAATTTCCTGCTTTGAAAGAAAGCGATGCCATGTTTGTTGCTGATATTGCTCCAGCATGGGTAGATGGTGATGTTTGTCATAGATGTCGGGTTTCATTTGGCGTGATGCAGAGAAAACATCACTGTCGAGCTTGTGGGCAAGTGTTTTGTGGTCAGTGTTCTAGTAAGACGAGTACTTTGCCCAAGTTTGGATTTGAAAAGGAAGTTCGAGTTTGTGAAGCTTGTTATGAGCATGTTAATaa ACCATCTACTGCACAGATTAAAGAAGCGGATCTGCCTGCTGAATATCTTAATAGTTCTTTAGCCCAACAACAACAA GTCCCGCCTAGGAAAACGGCAGCAGAACTTCAAGAAGAAGAGGAACTTAATCTAGCTATAGCTTTAAGTCAAAGTGAAGCTGAacataaagaaaaagaaaagaaacgggCAACTAGTGCTTTAAAATCAAATACTGGAACAATATCGAGGACAACGTATTCCCCGCCACCATCACCC ggcCCTAGTCCGTCAAAGTTGCAGGAAGAGGAAGAAGTTGAACCCGAACTCGCAAAATATTTGAATCGTAAATATTGGGAACAGAGACAAACGGCAATAGAAGAACATGGTTCGAGGGCAGATGTTACCAGTCCTTCTGCACCTAATATAAGTAGTCCAATGCCTCAGAAAGTTGTAATCGCGAAACAACAAAATGGAGAAGTCGATAATCAAATGGAAGAATTTGTTAACGCTTTGCGTTCCCAAGttgaaatttttgttaacaGAATGAAGAGTAATTCGTCGAGAGGTAGATCGATTGCTAACGATAGTTCGGTGCAAACCTTATTTTTGAATATCACTGCTATGCACTCGAG ATTGTTGAGATACATTCAAGAACAAGATGATAGTAGAGTATATTACGAGGGTCTTCAGGATAAATTAACACAAATGAAAGATGCTAGAGCCGCGTTAGATGCGTTGCGAGAAGAACATAGAGAAAAATTACGAAGACAAGCTGAAGAAGCTGAAAGGCAAAGACAGATGTTGATGGCTCAGAAGTTGGCTATTATGAGAAAGAAAAAACAAGAATATCTACAATATCAACGTCAGCTTGCTTTACAGAAAATTCAAGAACAGGAAAGAGAAATGCAGATGAGACAAGAACAACAAAAGCAACAGTATATGATGG GTTATCAAGCTGTTTCCGGTTTTATTGGACCATCTCAAGGTTCACCTGTTCGTCACGTTCAGTATCAAACGCCTGGCTCCAACTATAATCCTATGTCTCCAACAAACCAAGGATATATGTATGGACAACCTCCGATGAAACAATATCCGTTACAGAATTACAATATGCCTCCAATGAATACCATGCTACCGCATGTAATGGGGCCGATGACGAATCAAGAGCAGCAACCAACAGATCCGTCTATTCAAGGACATGAAGCTATGGGTCGGGTTTCTGTTTCCGGACCTGGAATG ATATCTCAAATGACAAATCCCATACCACAACTTCAGCAGGCAGGTGGACATCAGATGGGGCTGCCACCACCACAACAAGGTCCCACAAGTCatataacacaatcacagcctGCGCCAGGTCATATGCCACCGCAACAGGGTGCTCCTCCGCAAATTGCGCAACCAGGACCACCCAATCAAGCAGGTATGCCCCAGGTACCTCAAAGTCACATGGGCCCATCATCTACACAAATCGGACCTGGTGCGCATGGCCCTCCGGGTCAAGTTGTTGGCCTTCCACCACAGATGGGACCACAACAACCATCTACGTTGCCTGGCCCTCAAGGACCTTCGATACAGCCTCATGTTTCGAATACTCCTATTTCGTCCCAGGGATCTTCTTCTATTCAGGTACCTCCAGGAACTACAGCTGCGCCGATTATGACATCGAATCCGACGATACAAGGTCCACAAGGGTCTACTGTACCCACGTTACAAG CATCAAATGAAACTGTACCGGTGAAAGAAGACACGAAGCCGGAAACAGCAGAGCTGATTTCCTTTGATTGA
- the Hrs gene encoding hepatocyte growth factor regulated tyrosine kinase substrate isoform X1 has product MFRSQLVFDKLLDKATSNLLLEPDWSPIIKICDLIRQGDVQPKAALASIKKRMTHNNPHVALYALLVLESCVKNCGTLIHDEIGTKQYMEQLKELVKTTTNENVKLKTLELIQAWAHAFRNCPKYRAVQDTLNIMKAEGHKFPALKESDAMFVADIAPAWVDGDVCHRCRVSFGVMQRKHHCRACGQVFCGQCSSKTSTLPKFGFEKEVRVCEACYEHVNKPSTAQIKEADLPAEYLNSSLAQQQQVPPRKTAAELQEEEELNLAIALSQSEAEHKEKEKKRATSALKSNTGTISRTTYSPPPSPGPSPSKLQEEEEVEPELAKYLNRKYWEQRQTAIEEHGSRADVTSPSAPNISSPMPQKVVIAKQQNGEVDNQMEEFVNALRSQVEIFVNRMKSNSSRGRSIANDSSVQTLFLNITAMHSRLLRYIQEQDDSRVYYEGLQDKLTQMKDARAALDALREEHREKLRRQAEEAERQRQMLMAQKLAIMRKKKQEYLQYQRQLALQKIQEQEREMQMRQEQQKQQYMMGYQAVSGFIGPSQGSPVRHVQYQTPGSNYNPMSPTNQGYMYGQPPMKQYPLQNYNMPPMNTMLPHVMGPMTNQEQQPTDPSIQGHEAMGRVSVSGPGMISQMTNPIPQLQQAGGHQMGLPPPQQGPTSHITQSQPAPGHMPPQQGAPPQIAQPGPPNQAGMPQVPQSHMGPSSTQIGPGAHGPPGQVVGLPPQMGPQQPSTLPGPQGPSIQPHVSNTPISSQGSSSIQVPPGTTAAPIMTSNPTIQGPQGSTVPTLQGMSQVPITQGQPLQFQSSTPLPPASNETVPVKEDTKPETAELISFD; this is encoded by the exons ATGTTTCGTAGTCAACTTGTGTTTGATAAACTGTTAG ATAAAGCAACAAGTAATTTACTACTTGAACCTGACTGGTCTccaattatcaaaatttgtgATTTAATACGCCAAGGAGATGTGCA ACCAAAAGCAGCACTTGCATCTATAAAGAAAAGAATGACACATAATAATCCACATGTAGCTTTATATGCTTTGTTG GTATTGGAATCTTGTGTTAAAAATTGTGGTACACTGATACACGATGAAATTGGTACAAAACAATACATGGAGCAGCTGAAAGAGCTAGTTAAAACAACGACCAATGAAAACGTTAAACTTAAAACTTTGGAATTGATTCAAGCCTGGGCACATGCTTTCCGAAATTGTCCCAAATACAGAGCAGTACAa GATACACTCAATATCATGAAAGCTGAAGGGCACAAATTTCCTGCTTTGAAAGAAAGCGATGCCATGTTTGTTGCTGATATTGCTCCAGCATGGGTAGATGGTGATGTTTGTCATAGATGTCGGGTTTCATTTGGCGTGATGCAGAGAAAACATCACTGTCGAGCTTGTGGGCAAGTGTTTTGTGGTCAGTGTTCTAGTAAGACGAGTACTTTGCCCAAGTTTGGATTTGAAAAGGAAGTTCGAGTTTGTGAAGCTTGTTATGAGCATGTTAATaa ACCATCTACTGCACAGATTAAAGAAGCGGATCTGCCTGCTGAATATCTTAATAGTTCTTTAGCCCAACAACAACAA GTCCCGCCTAGGAAAACGGCAGCAGAACTTCAAGAAGAAGAGGAACTTAATCTAGCTATAGCTTTAAGTCAAAGTGAAGCTGAacataaagaaaaagaaaagaaacgggCAACTAGTGCTTTAAAATCAAATACTGGAACAATATCGAGGACAACGTATTCCCCGCCACCATCACCC ggcCCTAGTCCGTCAAAGTTGCAGGAAGAGGAAGAAGTTGAACCCGAACTCGCAAAATATTTGAATCGTAAATATTGGGAACAGAGACAAACGGCAATAGAAGAACATGGTTCGAGGGCAGATGTTACCAGTCCTTCTGCACCTAATATAAGTAGTCCAATGCCTCAGAAAGTTGTAATCGCGAAACAACAAAATGGAGAAGTCGATAATCAAATGGAAGAATTTGTTAACGCTTTGCGTTCCCAAGttgaaatttttgttaacaGAATGAAGAGTAATTCGTCGAGAGGTAGATCGATTGCTAACGATAGTTCGGTGCAAACCTTATTTTTGAATATCACTGCTATGCACTCGAG ATTGTTGAGATACATTCAAGAACAAGATGATAGTAGAGTATATTACGAGGGTCTTCAGGATAAATTAACACAAATGAAAGATGCTAGAGCCGCGTTAGATGCGTTGCGAGAAGAACATAGAGAAAAATTACGAAGACAAGCTGAAGAAGCTGAAAGGCAAAGACAGATGTTGATGGCTCAGAAGTTGGCTATTATGAGAAAGAAAAAACAAGAATATCTACAATATCAACGTCAGCTTGCTTTACAGAAAATTCAAGAACAGGAAAGAGAAATGCAGATGAGACAAGAACAACAAAAGCAACAGTATATGATGG GTTATCAAGCTGTTTCCGGTTTTATTGGACCATCTCAAGGTTCACCTGTTCGTCACGTTCAGTATCAAACGCCTGGCTCCAACTATAATCCTATGTCTCCAACAAACCAAGGATATATGTATGGACAACCTCCGATGAAACAATATCCGTTACAGAATTACAATATGCCTCCAATGAATACCATGCTACCGCATGTAATGGGGCCGATGACGAATCAAGAGCAGCAACCAACAGATCCGTCTATTCAAGGACATGAAGCTATGGGTCGGGTTTCTGTTTCCGGACCTGGAATG ATATCTCAAATGACAAATCCCATACCACAACTTCAGCAGGCAGGTGGACATCAGATGGGGCTGCCACCACCACAACAAGGTCCCACAAGTCatataacacaatcacagcctGCGCCAGGTCATATGCCACCGCAACAGGGTGCTCCTCCGCAAATTGCGCAACCAGGACCACCCAATCAAGCAGGTATGCCCCAGGTACCTCAAAGTCACATGGGCCCATCATCTACACAAATCGGACCTGGTGCGCATGGCCCTCCGGGTCAAGTTGTTGGCCTTCCACCACAGATGGGACCACAACAACCATCTACGTTGCCTGGCCCTCAAGGACCTTCGATACAGCCTCATGTTTCGAATACTCCTATTTCGTCCCAGGGATCTTCTTCTATTCAGGTACCTCCAGGAACTACAGCTGCGCCGATTATGACATCGAATCCGACGATACAAGGTCCACAAGGGTCTACTGTACCCACGTTACAAGGTATGAGTCAAGTACCGATAACTCAAGGGCAACCGTTACAATTCCAATCATCAACTCCTCTGCCACCAGCATCAAATGAAACTGTACCGGTGAAAGAAGACACGAAGCCGGAAACAGCAGAGCTGATTTCCTTTGATTGA